AAGGCCTGAATGACTCGCGTCCCCGTCCTCCGGGCGGGCTCCGTCAAGGAGACGAGTCATGAACAAGGCCACCATTTTCACCACCATCACGAAGCTTCTCGCCGAGAACCGGGACCAGGAAGTCCGCGAGTTCTGCGATTCCTTGCACCCGGCTGACCTGGCAACCTATCTGCCCAGCTTTTCACGCAAGGAACAGTTGCGGATTCTCGGCATCATTGGCAGCGAAATTGCCGCGGACATCGTCTGTCGTCTGGATCACGACGAACAGTCCCAGTTGGCCAAGGCCATGCCCGACAGGCAGTTGGCCGAGATCATGAACCACATGCCTTCGGACGACCGGGTCGACCTGTTCAAGCGGCTCCCAGAGGATCGGGGCGAGACGGTTCTCGGCCTGATGGCCAAGGTGGAGCGGGAGGATATCCGCATACTCGGTTCCTATGCCGAGGGGACGGCCGGGGCGATCATGACCTCGGAATACGTCACCCTGACCCCGGATATGACCGTCCAAAAGGCTCTGGAAAAGGTCCGCCTGGAAGCCCCGGACAAGGAGACGATCTACACCATCTATGTCATAAACGGCCAACGTCATCTGCTGGGCGCCGTATCCTTGCGCAACCTGATCACAGCCAAACCGGCCATGCAGGTCGGTGAGATCATGCAGGAAAAGCCGGTCTTCGTCCGTGCCGGAGAAGATCAGGAAGAGGTGGCCCGCAAGCTGAGCAAGTACGATTTACTGGCCATTCCCGTTATCAACGGCAATGAGGCTCTGGCCGGAATCGTCACCTTTGACGACGTGCATGACGTGATGGTGGAAGAAACCACCGAGGACTTTCACAAGATGGGCGGCTTGGGACACAAGGCTTCTCCAGGGCTGGCGGACATCAATATGCGCGACGCAGGCTTCTGGATGCTGTTTTCCAAGCGTATTCCC
This Desulfonatronum thioautotrophicum DNA region includes the following protein-coding sequences:
- the mgtE gene encoding magnesium transporter; amino-acid sequence: MNKATIFTTITKLLAENRDQEVREFCDSLHPADLATYLPSFSRKEQLRILGIIGSEIAADIVCRLDHDEQSQLAKAMPDRQLAEIMNHMPSDDRVDLFKRLPEDRGETVLGLMAKVEREDIRILGSYAEGTAGAIMTSEYVTLTPDMTVQKALEKVRLEAPDKETIYTIYVINGQRHLLGAVSLRNLITAKPAMQVGEIMQEKPVFVRAGEDQEEVARKLSKYDLLAIPVINGNEALAGIVTFDDVHDVMVEETTEDFHKMGGLGHKASPGLADINMRDAGFWMLFSKRIPWLLILVFMNIFSGAGIAYFEDTIEAVIALVFFLPLLIDSGGNAGSQAATLMVRALATGKAKLSDWFHLLGREVLVSAALGLAMGLAVSMIGIFRAGPEVAVVVAMTMVCTVLFGSIVGMSLPFILSKLRMDPATASAPLITSIADIGGVLIYFSIATYVLRDMITAAA